One window from the genome of Mugil cephalus isolate CIBA_MC_2020 chromosome 23, CIBA_Mcephalus_1.1, whole genome shotgun sequence encodes:
- the ndfip2 gene encoding NEDD4 family-interacting protein 2, giving the protein MDPASRYQVLHNEDDSSEASTSEQQQQQPCTSATAQASTSSQEQQQCQAEGQAQAAGGTPRAQGEADAPPPPYASIDLGATAATPETSFRGDFPVPPPYSVATSLPTYDEAEKAKAAAMAASAVEVMPRDDEFPPRDDFSDADQLRVGNDGIFMLAFFMAFLFNWIGFCLSFCLTNTIAGRYGAICGFGLSLIKWILIVRFSDYFTGYFNGQYWLWWIFLLLGLLLFFRGFVNYLKVRNMSENMATAHRTRLFFLY; this is encoded by the exons ATGGACCCAGCAAGCCGATACCAAGTG TTGCACAACGAGGACGACTCTTCGGAGGCCTCGACcagcgagcagcagcagcagcagccgtgcACTTCAGCCACAGCCCAGGCCAGCACATCCAgccaggagcagcagcagtgccAGGCCGAGGGCCAGGCCCAGGCAGCGGGGGGAACGCCGAGGGCTCAGGGAGAGGCGGACGCGCCACCCCCTCCTTATGCCTCCATTGACCTGGGAGCGACCGCCGCAACACCGG AGACTAGTTTCCGAGGAGACTTCCCAGTGCCTCCGCCCTACAGCGTCGCCACCTCGCTGCCCACATACGATGAAGCAGAGAAGGCCAAAGCAGCCGCCATGGCTGCCTCCGCAGTGGAGGTGATGCCACGG GATGACGAATTCCCTCCCAGAGATGACTTCAGCGACGCCGATCAGCTTCGAGTCGGGAACGACGGGATCTTCATGTTGGCGTTTTTCA TGGCCTTCCTGTTCAACTGGATTGGGTTCTGCTTGTCCTTCTGTCTGACCAACACCATAGCAGGACGCTATGGAGCCATCTGCGGCTTCGGGCTTTCCCTCATCAAGTGGATTCTCATCGTGAGG TTCTCCGACTACTTCACCGGATACTTCAATGGCCAGTACTGGCTGTGGTGGATCTTCCTGTTGCTCG GTCTGTTGCTGTTCTTCAGGGGATTCGTGAACTACCTAAAAGTCCGCAACATGTCAGAGAACATGGCCACCGCTCACAGAACGCGCCTCTTCTTCCTTTACTAA